One genomic segment of bacterium includes these proteins:
- a CDS encoding ABC transporter permease, whose amino-acid sequence MSDRVDISGRMHAGEGFAQAFATIRGHKLRSFLLILGVAIGVATLLAMFTIVTGLSGRIRNDIVSSAKPYLYIARYHGLGGEDMEEKLRRPQLMPECIEVLAEVGGVDGTDYMISSGRATVLTYGKERTNLVQVFGASADFHNLYSFGLGEGRFFTYEEQDARRRVCVLGAGPVETLFPNVDPVGKRLRIFGVDYEIVGTMESRRHIFGQMGDNWVVVPWPTYEKDFSNKEFDDRTVAVTVADGYDSDEVATDVTGVLRRVRGLRPDQENDFEVVASETYGELVGKVTQAVALVLVVMSSIGLMVGGIGVMNIMLISVTERTREIGVRMAVGARRQDVLRQILVESATLTGIGGVVGTVLGYLMAWGGTKVLAFPFGFNPFVAVGAVAFSASIGIFFGMYPANRAAKMDPIEALRHE is encoded by the coding sequence GTGAGTGACCGCGTGGACATCAGCGGCCGCATGCATGCCGGCGAGGGATTCGCACAGGCCTTCGCCACCATCCGCGGCCACAAGCTGCGCAGCTTCCTGCTGATCCTGGGCGTGGCCATCGGCGTGGCGACGTTGTTGGCCATGTTCACAATCGTCACCGGCCTGAGCGGACGGATCCGCAACGACATCGTGTCGTCGGCCAAGCCGTACCTGTACATCGCGCGCTACCACGGCCTCGGCGGCGAGGACATGGAGGAGAAGCTGCGCCGGCCCCAGCTCATGCCCGAGTGCATCGAAGTCCTGGCCGAGGTCGGAGGTGTCGACGGCACGGATTACATGATCTCCAGCGGCCGCGCCACGGTGCTGACCTACGGCAAGGAGCGCACCAACCTGGTGCAGGTCTTCGGCGCTTCGGCCGACTTCCACAACCTCTACTCGTTCGGCCTCGGGGAAGGGCGTTTCTTCACGTACGAGGAACAGGACGCCCGCCGCCGCGTCTGTGTGCTCGGCGCCGGACCGGTCGAGACCCTCTTTCCCAACGTGGACCCGGTGGGCAAGCGCCTGCGGATCTTCGGCGTGGACTACGAGATCGTCGGCACCATGGAGAGCCGCCGCCACATCTTCGGACAGATGGGAGACAACTGGGTGGTCGTCCCCTGGCCCACCTACGAGAAGGATTTTTCCAACAAGGAGTTCGATGACCGTACGGTGGCGGTGACCGTGGCCGACGGCTACGACAGCGACGAGGTGGCGACCGACGTCACGGGTGTCCTGAGGCGTGTGCGCGGGTTGCGGCCCGACCAGGAGAACGATTTCGAGGTGGTGGCCTCGGAGACCTACGGCGAGCTGGTGGGCAAGGTGACCCAGGCGGTGGCGCTGGTGCTGGTGGTGATGTCGTCGATCGGGTTGATGGTCGGGGGGATCGGCGTGATGAACATCATGCTGATCTCGGTCACCGAGCGGACGCGGGAGATCGGGGTGCGCATGGCCGTGGGGGCGCGGCGGCAGGACGTGCTGCGACAGATCCTGGTGGAGTCGGCTACGTTGACGGGAATCGGGGGCGTGGTGGGAACCGTGCTGGGGTATCTGATGGCCTGGGGGGGGACCAAGGTGCTGGCGTTCCCGTTC